The following nucleotide sequence is from Bactrocera oleae isolate idBacOlea1 chromosome 2, idBacOlea1, whole genome shotgun sequence.
CTCTTCAACAATGTGGATAGTTTCATCTCTCGGCAATCGTCTAAAGAGTTGTGTTCTTCAAGTTGTGCTGCTTCTAAAGTGTCAAAACGACTGGCCGCCTCTAAACTGCgctacacttatttataaactcgaatatcgaggCTGTAAGGACACTCTATGATATAACGatatgtttgtttgtgaaaCACATGTTTAGCACACCAGACTGGAAATATCCGCACGTACTTCCGGGTATTTACATCTATAGCTAATTTCCAAGGTTTCGCTGTAATTCATAATGATCCACCTACTGCTGTGTTTGCATTTCTCCACACTAATCTCTTCACGTGTCTGCTTACCTTTAGTTTTTAgattaacaatttcaaattttcccGCATTACTCAATGCAGTCGGCCACAACCACTTATCTTGCAGGTATGTATCGCTATTTGTATGGTGCCAGGTCCTTTCTTATCGCTGCACAGGTAAACTGCAGCTATGCGCATGCGCTGACGGTAACAAAGACAATGCAAATGTTTTCGCAAAAGGTCAAAAAGAAATTATGTGAAAACGGTCAAACAGTGGTGGTTGTTAATATTGGGACAGGTGTTATTcttatgaaattataaatactccttaaaaatttataatagatGAAAGTTTGAAAAACAAATGTCAGTTTGAAATTTAGTAACTGGCTTTTGGAAAgcttaaaaatgcaaattagtGGCAGTTGTGTTGTTATCCGAATAGCATAGAAAAGGTTCAAAAATATAGAAAGTTTAGATATTTTTCCTCTACTTTTTATCACTTGTAggtttattaaacaaaatatattctagaagatttgaaaaaaaaacgctttttgCATTAATATATCATATTCTGTGCTATCTTTTCGATTTTTATGTTCTTCGACTTCAAAACATATCACTGATTAGCTTATTTTTGATATCACTGCCTCATTTGAGAAATTGCAATGTAATTCAATTAATGGCATGTCACTTCTGCGGAATAATCCCATTCATATTAAAGCATAGCGCTGTAATTAGTTTgcgtttaaattaatttacgcttcattaatttaaattatgatTTTGCACAAAATATACAGGGTGGTGATCAGAACAAAGTTTTtagtaaaaactaaattatactTCAACATAACTAAACAAACAAGTGCACATAcgaagatatacatacatactatatgtgTTTATGCTGCATTGATTTATATTAAGCTCTCTTTTACATAGTAGAAAAATAGAGCTTTGAAAAGCTCGAGGATCGAAATCACCTAATGTTTTCTGACTACagtcaataaaattattgtgaaaTTAATGTAACAAACCGTattaatatatggtacatatgcacatacagtGCAAAACTTAccatgcatgcatgtatgtaagtatgtaatacGACGTTTGCAAAATTCAAGTCATCGTAGAAGTAACAATAAAATTGCTAGACCACTTGCGTGAGATAGTAGAACtgcatatacaaacacaaatgAATATCTGTAATGAACGCATCAATGACAAAGAATGTAATTTTCCATAGCTATTAAATATGCTAAGTCATTGTGtacttaaaaacaacaacaataacagtaagGCCGATATCAGGTGAACGACTAATAATGCAAATAGAATAGCTGAGGTAGCGAAACTCTTACATGGCATTTTTAGTTGCAATATTTTATAGAGTTCCAAATGGAGTGCATTTGTCCCTACGCTCAAGCTTGAAGAGCTTtctataaatttgtttacagACTGGGAAATAGTATTGATGgataagtatatacaagtatgtatgtacatgacaGTTGACAtttgttttacacatttttgaaaaaaggatGGATCCACATGCTTATTttttggaaccgccgatactatagcatatcgctgccatacaaactgaacaatcaaaatccaCATAAATACTACGACATGTTGCCATTTCATTATCCAAACGAAAATCTATATAAGAGTCCAACcaatttgttttcattaaagCAGTTGCTATGTTATCTCTTTAATTCAGCTgcgataattatttaaattgctttATAAGCAAATGCTTGTAGTCACAGCTAAGAAGCATTGTCACATGAGCACATATCCGTACAGAAATGTAACAAACAGTGAGGCATACTCATTCACTTGTAGCACTTCCTATCTGAAAGCGAACCAGTTATcacatttcaattaaaactCTGTATAAAAAGTATGTTAGTAGTAAAAGTAGTTTGtatcacccagaaggaaacgtcggagaccctaaaaaatatacataaatgatcagcatgatgagctgagttgatttagctatgtcctgtctgtctgtatatacacaaactacccctttagcatatagctctcatagaaactaaacaatcggaatcaagtgcttgaatgagaaacttttttatttgacgaaatatcttcacgaaatttggcatgagttattttctaaggcaacaatgcaatctccgaaggaattgtttagatcagattactatagtatatagctgtcatacaaactgaacttttggaatcaagtgcttgcatggaaaactctttcatttgacgaggtatcttatccgaagaaattgtgtagatcggttgaatatagcatatagctgccatacaaactcaacaaccggaatgaagtgcttgcatggaaaacactttgatttgacgaggtatcttaaggaaattagatcggaatcaagttcttgtaaggaacctttgtatttgtgaagggtttaCTAAACTAGCCTATagctaatttttcaatttctgtcGGAAGTCTGTCGATTGTTATCTCGTGGAATACcaacacataaaaaattatagtttctTAAGTCGAACAAAGCCAGACGGCGATTTAGTTAGATTAGTTATGCTTGTGGTTGATATGGTTCTAATTATGAAGTATTTTATGACCATTACTTCTCTAGAGTGAagcagtaaacaaaaaaaatttaagctgtTAGAAATACGTGGTAATGGTTTATTAAAAGTTTCAATTTCGCAATAACTTAGATTACACTTAGTTATTATGATTAGTTTATACTGACTATTaatgtatataggtatttttCTTCCGCTACTTGCTTTGTAAACCCCAATTCCACTGATGATAATAAAgcaatgcatataaatatgcacCATATATGAAGATGTTTCTGCCTACACAAATAGCTTCTTGAATTCCAAGCAACCTGCCCAGTTTTCTTCCCAACCTGGAAGTTTCTTAGCATTTTCGTACCATCTGGCTACATTGGCATACTTGCTGAAATTGAAATTCGCAACATCGAAGATGGATACCGATGCTAAAATAGATAAATCAGCCACGGTCAATTGATCGCCCGCCACATATTTGTTGCCCTCCAGGAAAGTGTTCAAGAGATCCATAGCAGTCTCCATATTTTTATACAGTTCAGGCACCAAGGGTTTATTAAAGAAAAGTTGTGGATAGTAATAGTCGGAGAAAGAGTTGTACAAAGTGTTCATGTCGAAGTATAAGCGCTGATTGACGATAGCTTGCTTCTTGGGACACTTGGGATACAACGAATCATCTTTGCCATATTCTTGTACCAAGTAAATCATAATCGCGCGTGATTCCCACAGAGTAAACTCGTTGTCAACCAAAGTAGGCACGACTTTCTGTGGATTGATCTTCACGAATTCATGGCTCATATTTTCTCTTGCTTCCAAGTCTACGAATTTCTTATTCAATTTAATGTCGAGATTTTTAGCAGTGAGTAACACTGCGTGGCATGGTGCAGAACCGGAGAAATAGTACAAGTCCATGTTGGTGACTTCGAAGTTTTTAAGCTGGAATGAGGAAAGACAAAATGCACAAACTATATATGAGTAGTAGTCAAAAGAGCTAACAATAAATTGATAACGATTCTCTGTTTAACTTTTATCTCGGCTCACTCAACATAATATGACTGCGTGGCCTCAAAGATACTttgaaactaaattaattattatagctaaacgctttatatataataatatatacataccaatTTATAGTCTGAGcaatatacaattatttagtCTAAGTGTAAACAAATTAAACTTACAAGCAGGGATGCCAGGAGACAAACAatatgtaataacatacaataaaaatttgctgAAAAAATGTAATCGTACGTAACTACGAAAGAGCTTTTACAATTTGATGTTGGTGACAGGTAAGCTGACATGGCAAAATCATCTCAGCgcatcatactgatcatttatagtatatatattttgtagggtctccgacgctttcatctgggtgttacaaactacgtggcaaactcaatatatcctgttcagggtataaattgaaaattatttgcgcgattttttttttaagtattcgGAGATAATCATATCTGAATGTTACCTCTGAATTGCAGTCACACATATTATTGCTCAAAGGTTTGTCAAGTTAACTAATAACGCATTTTCTTTACACTATTCTCTACTCTCAATATAAGTTATTGCTTTACAGCTAGAGATATGCGCTATCTCACTGTCGAAAGAATGTATGTCATAACGTCAGAGAGTCCATAGTTGTGTCATAAGCTAATCTCCGAAATCCGACCTCGATTAAATCTAAATTCATTCAGTAACACCAAGGAGCCAAATATTTGCTATTCTGGCCCTTTATTTCAATAAtccatatttttatgtaaaaactaactTGGTATACTTAACTTTAACTGCACTGCGCACAACAACTAATGTAACTATACCGGCTCAgacagttaaaatttttcaaagcttCTGCCGCGCTAttgaatttatatgtatataaatgcttttatatatgtgcataattCTTGAATTCCAGGGAAGCGATGTGTGTCTGGCATATTAAATATGATCTACAGCAAAAAGGTGCTCGTAAACAATTAATATACAGTGAACTAAGTTTGAGTATACCGATCCGGTATATAACCGTAAACTGCATTTAGcggcattaaaatattttcaaattggaaGCTGGCGGAACGAAGGCTGCTCTCGAGTAGAAGTTCGATATAAGTAGGTCATTCGATGATATCTACAATCAAAATAACtcaacataaattaaaatatctgttcattgcaaattttattaaatatttaaaagcctTGACGCAATTacaatgataataattttaaaacattgtaAACCAATTGGGTCTTTTTCAgtactacaacaaaaaaatatgtataaggtCTGTGTTACTGTCGGGAAGACCGAGTGCAGATgtactgaaataaaaaaatgtactttttcAGAGACGTTTCTCTGGAATTGAGTATTTTCGATACCAATACTacccaaaaatagtttttatgatATAAATGTTCCATTCTAATTTCCATAAAGCTTTATTGAGCAGATTACATATAAGACTTAAATACAGTGcaatcatacatatttacacgtATAAGTTATTTACGATTACAgaataactaaatattttacactATATCTCAAAAAGctttaatattcatttaaaatgtgAAACCGTCTTctcgaacaaacaactgttgataattttcattttgacTCAAAGCAATTCTTTATCATTATTCTGATAACACGATTCTCATATAACACGCCTCCGAACGCATTTGACGTATTTGACTTATTATCTCCCGGAAGTGATCCGCTATTAGATAACAAAATTTGTCACGTTTGTAGGACAGCCAATGCTAtactggtccgatatcggcaaacGAACAAAAGATCGGCTTTTTGGGAAAAACGTGAGCAAAATTTgcaaacgatatctcaaaaactgggggactaggctactcagctcatcacgctaataatatatacatatattttatttcgccTTTGACGTTTCCTCTGTTGTTGTTATAAAGTAAACGCATAAAATTGCGATAATTTTAACTTTACCACTGGACCAttctatatattaatttagttgttcacaaacaataaaaaattggtttctacgttgttttcaattaaatttttattactaaaacATGTGCAGAAATCACATAAATCACAATTTACACAAAACGCAAATTCCATACAATAACAGCATTAgcaattatcatttatatagcATTTAGTCAAAGAATTTCTTGAATTCCAAAGAACCCTCCCAGTTCTCTTTCCAACCTGGAAGTTTCTTAGCATTTTCGTACCATCTGGCAACATTGGCATACTTGCTGAAATCGAATTGAGCAACATCGAAGGTTGATACTGTAGCTAAAATAGCTAAATCAGCCACGGTCACTTGATCGCCAGCCACATAGTTGCTGCCTTCTAAGAAAGTATTGAGGAAATCGAAAGCGATTTCAATCTTCTTGTACATTTCAGGATCAGCAGGTTGTTTGGCGAAGATTTGTGGGTAGTAGTAGTCGGCGAAAGACTTGTACAGGGTGCCCATGTCGAAGTATAAGCGTTGATTTACGACAGCTTGCTTCTTGGGGCACTTAGGGAAAAGGGTATCGTCCTTGCCGTATTTCTCGACCAAGTACACAAGAATAGCACGAGATTCCCATAAAGCGAAGCCATCGTCCACCAAAGTGGGAATAGTATGCTGTGGATTGATCTTCAAGAACTCAGGTTTCAAATGCTCACCAGCTTGcaaattcaataatttcttATTCAATTCGATGCCGAGATTCTTGGCAGTCAAAAGTACTGAACGGCATGGTGCAGAACCGGGCAAGTAATAAAAATCCATTGTTATGTTGTGTAGATTCtgttaagaataaaataaaatatactttagtGAATTGTATTACATTTATTAACTATTTGACATTAGCTctattcaataatttatttatgacttTTTATAGTCTCTTCTGTTTATTTACCGCCTAAATCTCTAAATAAACAGTTCATAAAAATCCAATTGGAATCCggcaaaattacatttttacaataACAGCTGTTTGAAATTTAAGTATCAcattagacatacatacatatttacatatacatacatttatgtatatacaatacattaatttctttttttgccGACACAGcttcggaatttttttttttttaatcaacattgcaaacaaatgtatttatatgtaccatacataagtaaatacatatggATGTCAAAGCAAAGTAGAACATATTGAAACGTCAGCATTTTGTATGAATAGAATCTGCACATAGCGAAAAAACTAAACTCTTGAAGACGCTGTCTTTTTCCAAGCTAGTAGAGCAAAACGCTAAATATTTTGGATGAGCATCGAAAGCTTCttgaattaaatacatatatcaattACGATGACATCActacatttaaatatacacttttctAACACAAGCTCACTTGTTCACAAATATTCCCCAAATAGAAACTCACAGCTGCAAGGCGAAAGACAAACTGAAATTGGTTCTGCAATTTCGCCTTTATACAGCTTTTCCGCGCCGGCAAAGCAAAGTAATGACGCTCCGCCAACTTATATACCcaattacatacttacatatatatatatgtaaatatataaatttgcgaGCGCCATATTCGCGAGCGCCAAGCCGGCAACTTTTTAATTGCCCATACAACGTTGTATTTGCCGagttttaaatatgtacatatatatttacttgcacaTCAGCAGCCGGCATATTGTCTCTGATATCTAACCCACTGTCAAACGGAAGGGTTTTATGAAAAGAGTAGTTACATAACTGTTTTATATAACGGAAAATCAATTCTCATAAATCGGTTGAAGTTGGGCCTCTCAGCTATTTGGAACTTTGAACTGAATATATCCAACTAAATACAACTTTTTATACAAGCCATTAGAACTATTATTATGAAACTTTGACGATACAAATCTAGGCGTAGTAGTTAAAAGTACACAAACACCATCTGAATTTTCAATCTTAAACAACGAAAATTACTGTTTTGTCCAAAAGAATTTTACGTCGAACTCTCTAGTGATCGTATCAACATTAAAGGAGCGCTAGGactatgtaaataataaatatgttataaatatcTAACTTGCATAGTAAGACAACCCGACACTGACAAAACTTAAGCGTAAAACGATAGTAACTAAGGCACTTCTCAGCTTTAAGCTTAAGTGGTTTATATTGATTTggaaatataaacatattttccaTATACAAGTAATAGCGTTTTTTAAATAAGATACTGCGAGTATTGAAAATAACCAACTTCATATGATATTAAGCACAAACCTAAAgtcggccgcgctttaaaagTAGTTGTCAAGTGAACGCATTCTGATTACTCACTTTACTGCTGGGTGGCACGTTTAAGGTGAGATCAGTGGTGCCGGTGTTTACTTCAATACAATTTATACACaatagttatatgtatgtatgtggattGAGAAAAGAGACGTACATATAAGAACGCATCgaaatgaaagtaaaatatatcaaCGTATTCCCCCAGAATGGTAGaattgtaatatatgtacatgtattgtTCTTTGATGTCCCGAGAGCAGACATTGTACACAGCTAGCAGCTTGTTGCCCTAAGCGCTAGATTCATaacgtaaaatatatttttatatgttctcTGCTAAAATACCACAAAAATTATGATTGACTTTTAATATCTCTAGATTTTAGTAGCAAAGGCGCAAAATGAGTACCTGCAAACTCACTtacaaaagtatatacatacattaatattaatttatataca
It contains:
- the LOC106615206 gene encoding uncharacterized protein: MDFYYLPGSAPCRSVLLTAKNLGIELNKKLLNLQAGEHLKPEFLKINPQHTIPTLVDDGFALWESRAILVYLVEKYGKDDTLFPKCPKKQAVVNQRLYFDMGTLYKSFADYYYPQIFAKQPADPEMYKKIEIAFDFLNTFLEGSNYVAGDQVTVADLAILATVSTFDVAQFDFSKYANVARWYENAKKLPGWKENWEGSLEFKKFFDYDFAMSAYLSPTSNCKSSFVVTYDYIFSANFYCMLLHIVCLLASLLLKNFEVTNMDLYYFSGSAPCHAVLLTAKNLDIKLNKKFVDLEARENMSHEFVKINPQKVVPTLVDNEFTLWESRAIMIYLVQEYGKDDSLYPKCPKKQAIVNQRLYFDMNTLYNSFSDYYYPQLFFNKPLVPELYKNMETAMDLLNTFLEGNKYVAGDQLTVADLSILASVSIFDVANFNFSKYANVARWYENAKKLPGWEENWAGCLEFKKLFV